A stretch of Dyella sp. BiH032 DNA encodes these proteins:
- the yidD gene encoding membrane protein insertion efficiency factor YidD, which yields MHLEYCTLICRRLFRQRQTVVTRLLLLLLGLYKRLLSPLLGPRCRFHPTCSDYARIAIARFGPLRGSLLTGWRLLRCQPLCDGGEDPVPEQFTFRRCRTHEEPHVH from the coding sequence ATGCATCTGGAATACTGCACGCTTATTTGCCGCAGGCTGTTTCGGCAGCGTCAAACCGTCGTGACACGACTCTTACTTCTACTGCTCGGTCTGTACAAGCGCCTGTTGAGCCCCCTGCTCGGCCCGCGTTGCCGGTTCCATCCGACCTGCTCGGATTATGCACGGATTGCCATCGCGCGCTTCGGGCCTCTGCGCGGCAGCCTGCTGACCGGCTGGCGTCTGCTGCGCTGCCAACCCTTGTGCGATGGTGGCGAAGATCCGGTCCCCGAGCAGTTCACTTTTCGCCGATGCCGCACTCACGAGGAACCTCATGTCCACTGA